From the bacterium genome, one window contains:
- a CDS encoding HD domain-containing phosphohydrolase: NNLNIKEYHDFLKNYSLTLEQQVKERTVKLENALLQRDQAFDKIKDGYIDTIFRLTLAAEYKDGHTGNHIRRTSHYAKVLAQELGLDREFVDTMYYAMPMHDIGKVGIPDAILLKPGPLTAEEWAVMKEHTTIGSRILTGSHSEILDLAQQIALTHHERWDGSGYPQNLSGERIPLAGRIASVVDQYDAIRSQRTYKPGMDHRQALSILTEGDDRSHPRHFDPGIIEVFRKKHQAFEEIYKKHAERNETD, translated from the coding sequence AACAATCTGAACATCAAGGAATACCACGATTTTTTAAAGAACTACAGCCTGACACTGGAACAGCAGGTAAAGGAACGGACCGTAAAATTGGAAAACGCCCTGCTGCAGAGGGACCAGGCCTTTGACAAGATCAAGGACGGATACATCGACACCATATTCAGGCTGACCCTGGCGGCCGAGTACAAGGACGGACACACCGGCAACCATATCCGGCGCACCAGCCACTACGCCAAGGTCCTGGCCCAGGAGCTGGGGCTGGACAGGGAATTCGTAGATACCATGTACTACGCCATGCCCATGCACGACATCGGCAAAGTGGGGATTCCCGACGCCATCCTGCTGAAGCCCGGCCCCCTGACCGCGGAAGAATGGGCCGTGATGAAGGAACATACCACCATCGGCAGCCGGATATTGACCGGTTCGCATTCCGAGATACTGGACCTGGCCCAGCAGATAGCCTTGACCCATCACGAGCGCTGGGACGGCAGCGGTTATCCCCAAAACCTTTCCGGGGAACGGATACCTTTGGCCGGGCGCATTGCCAGCGTGGTGGACCAGTATGACGCCATCCGCAGCCAGCGGACCTACAAGCCCGGAATGGACCACCGGCAGGCCTTGAGCATATTGACCGAGGGGGATGACCGCTCCCATCCCCGGCATTTTGACCCCGGCATAATTGAAGTATTCAGGAAAAAACACCAGGCCTTTGAGGAAATATACAAGAAACACGCCGAACGGAATGAAACGGATTGA